CGATTACTTTTTTGATGCATAAAAGTTTTGCTCACAACATAGAATAACTAGGGTGGTGGCGAGGTTTCGCTTACCGTTTTCCTCGCCCCTCATTTTCGCGATCACCGCTGCGATCCTCCCCATTAATCGCGTTGCCGCTCTTTACAGCATCCTTGATCCAGTCGGTTATCTTCTCAGTTAAATCGCTCAGATCCTTGAGAATTTTGCCGGCAGACTGAACATCACCGCTTGCTAGCTTATCAGAGGCTTTTTGGAGCATCTGCCTTGCATCATCCATTATCTCTCGAACCTTAGCTAGGCCTTTTACGTTGCCGAGCGCATCTACTCGTTGCTGAAGGGCATCCAGTCTCTTCGTCTCGTTCGCGATAGCAGTTTTGATTTTCTGAGCCACAAGAGCCTTATCCTGCTCGAATCCGTGATCGAACTCCTCGTCACCTGCTTTAGCAGCCTCCGACATGTCTTCGAGCTTGTCGACAGCCTGCTCCAAGCGCTCATTGTCAGCAAGATCCCTCGCTTGAGTAATGTGTTGCTTAGCCTGCTCAAGCGCAGCCTTTACCTTTCCTGCAGCTTGAGGTGGAAGCAGCTCATCAGCCTTCTGTTCTATGTCTGTTAATCGCTCAAGGGCTTTTTCGCTGAACTCCTTGATCTTCTTGCTCTTCTCATCTTTGCTTATGTTGTTTAATTCTCCAATTAGCCCAGATATAGCGCGTCTAGCCTCACCTAGCTTCTTAGCGGCTTCTGTGACATTACCCCTCTGAAGCAGAACAGTGGCATTGTCAAGTATTGTCTTTGCACTCTGGATTCTAGCCTTGATATCGCTGACCGGATACTCGGTTGAGTTCAAGTTACTCACAACCGTTTCAAGCCGTTCTATGAAGACTCTGGATCTGTTAATGGCCTGCGAGATACCGTTCTCTTCGGGTGTCGCAGCAGTGACGGTGCTGTTATCCTTGAATTGGCTTAGAGCAGTCTTGAAGTCGCTCATCGACGCGGTTATTTCTCTCTCAGCGTCCTGAGTCCGGTTCTCCTTCAGGGCCTTGATAGCGGCTTCAGCGTGTGCCAGCCCGCTCTCGTAACTTGCTTTCGCAGCAGCTGGTACAGTAATGTTCTGCGCCGCAAGATCCTGAAGTATCCCGTTTATGTGCTCCTCGGCCTTTTCCAGTATCTTTGTTAGTTGTACGGCAGTCTTCGCACGCTCAGCCTCATTATCATCTCTAGAAGCACCAGCAGCTGATTGATGCTGCTGTTGTGCCATCGCGGCGTTAAACGGGTTAGATACGAGTGAAAGTGCGAACAGCGCTAAGATTGCCAACGGCAGTATTGTGACGAGACGCTTGTGCATACTCAACATTCTCCTGGTACTAGTCCTACGTTTAGACATTATATCAGGAACCCCCCGAAACACCTACGGAACAGCCGTTTCATCTCAATGCCCTCCTACGTCCTCCCTGATCCGAATAAGGTTTTGCCCACCGATCTTACGTACCTCAACTAACCCTTCACGCTGGAGCCGCCGGACTTGACGCCAAATAGTGGTCTTTGGCAGCTGGAACTTTTCCCGAAGCTCAGTTTCAAACGCCTCGCCACCGCTGTCTGCAAGGTACTGCAGCGCCTCTCTATCCTCCAGTCGGAGCTGTGGTCTACTTCGAAGCAGCGCCTCAGCGTCAACATGCCTGACCTCCTTTTTATAGGCGAGCGTTGAACCGGTTCTTCGCCTGAACAATATAATCAGAAGCACAGCTACTGCTGCTGCGGCGATGAGCCATGGGATCAGCAGCAACAGATCATTACTTTGCGATGTAGGTGTTGAAGCGCTTGTAGTCTGAGTTGTGCCGGTTGGATTCGCTGAAGAAGAAGTGGTGGTGGATGTTGTCTTGAGCTTGCTTATAGCTTGCTCAACTAGCCTAATTACCTGTACTGCGGACTGCTCCGCTTCACTGTATTGACCTTGACTGTAAGCACTTTTGGCTCTAGCTAGCCAGTTCTCAGCTTCCGGCAGTGAGATTGCTGATGCGCGTGCCTGCTCTATAGCTAGTTCCGCGTTCTTGATTGTGATGGCCGCCTGCTCCTTTGTCCCCACGATGCCTATTGAGTAGGAGGCTGTCTGCAAGCCAGATTTCATCGTCACTATGTACTGGTTGTCGCTGGTGGTTATGGAGCTTGGGATGCTGCTCATAGATATTATCGTGGCTTCTTTAGGGAAGCGTATTGAGAATGAAATTGGAGAGGTGATGCTGACTGTCCATACCGCCCCGTCTTTGTTGATGAGATCCGGGGTTGTGTAGATGATATTAACTCCACTAGCCCCAAGCGTATCAATAACTATAGACCCGTTCACAACTCGGTAGTCCAGCGGCGAGGATTGATTGCTGGTTATGAGCATGTCGCTGTATATCTGGCAAAAGAGTGGCACTGTAATCCTCGGCGTAGTGGGGTCTACGGAGAGGTTGTACTCGACAAGCGTGTTCCCATCACCGTACACAGTGAGGAAAAGCGTGTTTGGAGTGTACGGAGAGAGGGCTGGAGCCTGCAGCGGTGCAGCGAGAAGGACAGTTAGTAACAAAACTATCTTAAGGGCCGTGGGAACACTAGTCAAGCACGCCACCAGTCGAAGGCGAAGAAGTCAACCTTACCCTTCTGACTGTCAGCCACGGCGATTATAAATTGTTTTTTTACTGTTGTAGCGAGTCTGCCGCTTAGCACTATCCCGGTTGCAGTCAGGACATCAGTCGGTTTAAGGACGTTAACTAGGTATGGTGCGTGATCGATTCCGGGGCCATGCTCGTATATCGCGAAGTCGCATCCAAATTTGATTCCGGGGGTGACCACGTATCCTTTTTTTCTGAGCCCGCTGTAAACCAGATACTTCTCCTTGAAGTCCGTGTAGCTCGATTGACAGATTTCCTCCATCTGCTTCTGAGTCACTTTCTCATGGTCAGTGCTTCGGCGAATTGAGAGCTTCTTCTCCTTGTTGAGGTAGTACGCTTCAATTAAATCTAGGACTAGAGGCGCCTCGAAATTGAAGTTCTTCGGCTT
The sequence above is a segment of the Nitrososphaerota archaeon genome. Coding sequences within it:
- the endA gene encoding tRNA-intron lyase — encoded protein: MPKTSRRIGELTENRVTVWDIASAQQLFREGYYGKPLGIPKPKNFNFEAPLVLDLIEAYYLNKEKKLSIRRSTDHEKVTQKQMEEICQSSYTDFKEKYLVYSGLRKKGYVVTPGIKFGCDFAIYEHGPGIDHAPYLVNVLKPTDVLTATGIVLSGRLATTVKKQFIIAVADSQKGKVDFFAFDWWRA